The following coding sequences are from one Achromobacter sp. B7 window:
- a CDS encoding FecR domain-containing protein produces the protein MSGVVGGNTGSNSGGNAGGNTGGNTGGNTGGNTGGAIDPAILQEAAGWLVRLQSETLSAADRAAFDRWRDRSASHRAAWARVEDMLRGFGQVPPAIASHTLRRLDRPGRRQAIRALGALLVLGPAAVAGWRGLPWRGLSWREWVADARTATGERRRLDLADGTQLVLNTATAVDIQYTADERVLWLRAGEILLTTGRDPSPVYRPFIVRTAQGTIRALGTRFMVRDDGAGIRVAVFDGSVRIQPQGRGGHSEPASMLLHAGQQTVFTADDVAPASAADTASASWERGMLTVRDWRLADLVDELGRYRRGVLRCDPAVAGLRVSGAFPLADTDGSLRLLEKTLPVRISRVTPFWITVAGRPDVTN, from the coding sequence ATGAGCGGCGTCGTGGGCGGCAACACGGGAAGCAACTCGGGCGGCAACGCGGGAGGCAACACGGGCGGCAACACGGGAGGCAACACGGGCGGGAACACGGGCGGCGCCATCGATCCCGCCATCCTGCAAGAGGCCGCGGGCTGGCTGGTGCGCTTGCAGTCCGAAACCCTGTCCGCCGCTGACCGCGCCGCCTTTGATCGGTGGCGCGACCGCAGCGCGTCGCATCGCGCGGCGTGGGCGCGGGTGGAGGACATGTTGCGCGGTTTCGGCCAGGTGCCGCCCGCCATTGCCAGCCACACCCTGCGGCGACTGGACCGCCCCGGCCGACGCCAGGCGATACGCGCGCTGGGCGCGCTGCTGGTGCTGGGCCCGGCTGCCGTGGCCGGTTGGCGCGGCCTGCCCTGGCGCGGCCTGTCCTGGCGCGAATGGGTGGCCGATGCGCGCACCGCCACGGGCGAACGCCGCCGGCTGGACCTGGCCGACGGGACGCAACTGGTGTTGAACACGGCCACCGCCGTCGACATCCAGTACACGGCCGATGAGCGCGTGCTGTGGCTGCGCGCCGGCGAAATCCTGCTGACCACCGGGCGCGATCCGTCGCCCGTGTACCGCCCTTTTATCGTGCGCACGGCGCAGGGGACGATACGCGCGCTGGGCACGCGCTTCATGGTGCGCGATGACGGCGCGGGCATACGCGTGGCGGTGTTCGATGGCTCGGTGCGGATACAGCCGCAAGGTCGCGGCGGGCATTCGGAGCCGGCTTCGATGCTTCTGCACGCGGGGCAGCAAACCGTGTTCACCGCCGACGACGTGGCGCCCGCGTCCGCCGCCGATACCGCGTCCGCCTCTTGGGAACGGGGCATGTTGACCGTGCGCGACTGGCGCCTGGCCGATCTGGTGGACGAACTGGGCCGGTACCGGCGCGGCGTGTTGCGTTGCGATCCGGCCGTGGCGGGGCTGCGGGTATCGGGCGCCTTTCCCTTGGCCGATACCGACGGCAGCCTGCGCCTGCTGGAAAAAACCCTGCCGGTGCGCATCAGCCGCGTCACGCCGTTCTGGATCACGGTGGCCGGCCGCCCCGACGTTACAAACTAA
- a CDS encoding sigma-70 family RNA polymerase sigma factor → MWLRKKLGNSFDAADLAHDTFVRLMSGRRHDGAGPEPRALLTHIAKGLVVDHWRRRAIEDAYLAVVAQLPPREAPSPEQSAQILETLHAIDTTLRTLPAKTREVFLLSQFDGMTYADIATRERVSLATVKRHMQRALTACLIAFAGHAP, encoded by the coding sequence ATGTGGCTGCGCAAAAAGCTCGGCAATTCCTTTGACGCGGCCGATCTGGCGCACGACACCTTTGTGCGCTTGATGTCGGGGCGCCGCCATGACGGCGCCGGTCCCGAGCCGCGCGCGCTGTTGACGCACATTGCCAAGGGCCTGGTCGTGGACCACTGGCGCCGCCGCGCGATCGAGGACGCCTACCTGGCCGTGGTGGCGCAACTGCCCCCGCGCGAGGCGCCATCGCCGGAGCAGAGCGCGCAGATCCTTGAAACGCTGCACGCCATCGACACCACGCTACGCACCTTGCCGGCCAAGACCCGCGAGGTTTTTTTGTTGTCGCAATTCGATGGCATGACGTATGCAGACATCGCCACGCGCGAGCGCGTGTCGCTGGCCACCGTCAAACGCCACATGCAGCGCGCGCTGACGGCCTGCCTGATCGCCTTTGCCGGGCACGCGCCATGA
- a CDS encoding ATP-binding protein: MQNLPTFPSFLAGGGEMGRKVADFDWAATPLGSISEWPTALRVAAGMVLSSRFPSCLVWGQELITIYNDAFRPILGAKPEALGRSFSDVWSEAWAMIGPIADRAFAGEATFIEDYPLVIERFGQAEEAAFTFCYSPVRDETGAVVGMIDTVIETTSRVQAERAQAEALRQAEDTLRQSQKMEAVGQLAGGLAHDFNNLLMGIAGSLELISLRLAQQRLGELERHIEVAQRGTERAAALTHRLLVFSRNQPLSPQAVDVNHLVRGMEDLIRRSVGPGIALDLACEPKLWAAWVDPHQFENALLNLCLNARDAMEGQGRLGIETAKVTLTDQTSRERGLPMGDYLRLTVTDTGCGMTPQTMQRIFEPFYTTKSPGQGTGLGLSMLYGFVRQSGGQVQVNSRPGQGTAMSLYFPRFDGALAPVEMSARLEPPRASTGATVLVAEDDVSVRAVVVETLSELGYAVIQANDGSSALRALSAPGQIDLLICDLGLPGRMDGRQVVDAGRMLRPGLKVLFITGSGSQTLAESGAPTLAKPFALDELARKVHALMGA; the protein is encoded by the coding sequence ATGCAGAACCTTCCGACGTTCCCCTCTTTTCTTGCCGGCGGCGGCGAGATGGGCAGGAAGGTGGCTGACTTCGATTGGGCCGCCACGCCGCTGGGCTCCATCAGCGAATGGCCCACGGCGCTGCGCGTGGCGGCGGGCATGGTGCTGTCGTCCCGCTTTCCGTCTTGCCTGGTCTGGGGCCAGGAACTCATCACCATCTACAACGACGCGTTCCGGCCCATCCTGGGCGCCAAGCCCGAGGCGCTGGGCCGCTCGTTCAGCGATGTCTGGAGCGAAGCCTGGGCCATGATCGGCCCCATTGCCGACCGCGCCTTCGCCGGCGAAGCCACCTTTATCGAAGATTACCCGCTGGTCATCGAACGATTCGGCCAGGCCGAGGAAGCCGCCTTCACCTTCTGCTACAGCCCCGTTCGCGACGAAACCGGCGCGGTGGTCGGCATGATCGACACCGTGATCGAAACCACTTCGCGGGTACAGGCCGAACGCGCGCAGGCCGAAGCCCTGCGGCAAGCTGAAGACACCTTGCGCCAAAGCCAGAAGATGGAAGCCGTGGGCCAACTGGCCGGCGGACTGGCGCACGATTTCAACAATTTGCTGATGGGCATCGCGGGCAGCCTGGAGCTGATCAGCCTGCGGCTGGCGCAGCAACGGTTGGGCGAGCTTGAACGCCACATTGAAGTGGCGCAGCGTGGCACCGAACGGGCCGCCGCGCTAACGCACCGGCTGCTGGTGTTTTCGCGCAACCAGCCCCTGTCGCCGCAAGCGGTGGATGTGAACCACCTGGTGCGCGGCATGGAAGACCTGATCCGCCGCAGCGTGGGCCCCGGCATTGCGCTGGACCTGGCGTGCGAGCCCAAGCTGTGGGCGGCCTGGGTTGACCCGCACCAATTTGAAAACGCGCTGCTGAACCTGTGCCTGAACGCGCGCGACGCCATGGAAGGGCAAGGCCGGCTGGGCATCGAAACGGCCAAGGTCACGCTGACCGATCAGACCTCGCGCGAACGCGGGCTGCCCATGGGCGACTACCTGCGCCTGACGGTCACGGACACCGGCTGCGGCATGACGCCACAAACCATGCAGCGCATTTTTGAACCGTTCTACACCACCAAGTCGCCCGGCCAGGGCACGGGGCTGGGCCTGTCGATGCTGTATGGCTTCGTGCGGCAATCCGGCGGTCAGGTGCAGGTCAATTCGCGGCCGGGCCAAGGCACGGCCATGAGCCTGTACTTCCCGCGTTTTGACGGGGCGCTGGCGCCCGTCGAAATGTCCGCGCGCCTGGAACCGCCGCGCGCCTCCACCGGCGCGACCGTGCTGGTCGCCGAGGACGACGTCTCGGTGCGCGCCGTGGTCGTGGAAACGCTGTCCGAACTGGGCTACGCCGTGATCCAGGCCAACGACGGTTCCAGCGCGTTGCGCGCGCTGTCGGCGCCGGGCCAGATCGATCTGCTGATTTGCGACCTGGGCCTGCCCGGCCGCATGGACGGGCGCCAGGTGGTCGACGCCGGCCGGATGTTGCGGCCCGGCCTGAAGGTGCTTTTCATCACCGGTTCGGGTTCACAGACGCTGGCCGAATCCGGCGCTCCCACGCTGGCAAAACCTTTTGCGCTGGATGAGCTGGCGCGCAAGGTGCATGCATTGATGGGGGCCTAG
- a CDS encoding TonB-dependent siderophore receptor: MSSRPARVATAARLSTPPRQRLPRTRLSVALHLALPAIALAAPWPSAVYAQDAQDASASKPRTVNLNIPAGPLSTALGAFGVQAGVMVASDPALTANARTRGVSGTLAVDTALSELLAGTGLQAVGRAGGGYRLQPAPAAGQAATLAPVTVTGSYNPTTDGTGSYTTPAVTIGKTTQALKDIPQSITVLTRQRMDDQVMTSLPDAINNTAGMVGVQGVGAGVAINSRGFPVDLLQYDGVSLLRNSYSLGNWEQDSLVFYDRVEILRGAAGLLQGAGSPGGAINLVRKRGGAEPSVVLSGKAGSWDHYGLTLDAGGPLNAAGTLRGRVVVDEDQSHSYIDYVWDKTRNLYAALDVDVTEDTTVGIGISNRYSRSRPMIVGYPRYQDGGAIDLPRSTFTGSTWNRAKNDQTIFNADVTHRFNDAWRFKLAGVAMNEKNTTVHQRVADAVQRDGSGLSYGDFGVDFNSKQRGADMSISGSFNALGMEQEVVLGANYSKLTTNDRFTRVWEENGNIFDLDHHRPWQDIDSIAAASGYDSRSSYDIRQKGIYGTWRVKPTESLALIGGGRVGWYDYSYSGGGSTTTSSTSGKFIPYAGIVYSLTDNWSAYTSYTTVFEPQTQRTQEGSLLKPIEGNNYEVGIKGELADGRINTLLALFRYDHKNRAVNDYAAGFACDGWYCSRASGKVRSQGVEAEVSGEVLRGLELYAGYTYNTTKYLEDPDNKGQVFNTWTPKHMLRLWANYKLPGMMNRLSVGAGVNTQTDTVSSDRAFKLAGFTIWNARVGYQATPELSIGLNVNNVFDKKYYVPSYNTLNSNNYYGQPRNVMLTFRYAPKL, encoded by the coding sequence ATGTCTTCTCGTCCTGCCCGCGTGGCCACCGCCGCCCGCTTGTCCACGCCGCCTCGCCAACGTTTGCCGCGCACTCGTCTCAGCGTTGCCCTGCATCTGGCGTTGCCCGCCATCGCGCTTGCGGCTCCGTGGCCATCCGCGGTGTATGCGCAGGACGCGCAGGACGCGTCGGCGTCGAAGCCGCGCACCGTGAACCTCAACATACCGGCCGGACCGTTAAGCACGGCGTTGGGCGCGTTTGGCGTGCAGGCGGGCGTGATGGTGGCCTCGGACCCGGCGCTGACCGCCAACGCCCGTACACGCGGCGTGTCTGGCACGCTTGCCGTGGACACGGCGTTGTCCGAACTACTGGCGGGCACCGGTTTGCAGGCCGTGGGCCGCGCCGGTGGCGGCTACCGTCTGCAACCCGCGCCGGCCGCCGGGCAGGCGGCAACGCTGGCGCCCGTGACGGTGACGGGCAGCTACAACCCCACGACGGACGGCACGGGGTCGTACACCACGCCCGCCGTCACCATCGGCAAAACCACACAGGCGCTCAAGGACATTCCACAGTCCATCACCGTGTTGACCCGCCAGCGCATGGACGACCAGGTGATGACCAGCCTGCCGGACGCCATCAACAACACAGCCGGCATGGTCGGCGTGCAAGGCGTGGGGGCGGGCGTGGCGATCAATTCGCGGGGCTTTCCGGTCGACCTGCTGCAATACGACGGTGTGTCCCTGCTGCGCAACAGCTACAGCCTGGGCAACTGGGAGCAGGACTCGCTGGTGTTCTACGACCGCGTGGAGATCCTGCGCGGCGCGGCCGGCCTGCTGCAAGGCGCGGGCAGCCCGGGCGGGGCGATCAACCTGGTGCGCAAGCGCGGCGGCGCCGAGCCGTCGGTGGTGCTGTCCGGCAAGGCCGGCTCGTGGGACCACTACGGCCTGACGCTGGATGCGGGCGGGCCGCTGAACGCCGCGGGCACGCTGCGCGGCCGCGTGGTGGTGGACGAAGACCAAAGCCATTCGTATATCGACTACGTGTGGGACAAGACGCGCAACCTGTACGCCGCGTTGGACGTCGACGTGACCGAGGACACCACGGTCGGCATCGGCATCAGCAACCGCTACAGCCGTTCGCGCCCGATGATTGTGGGCTACCCGCGCTACCAGGACGGCGGCGCCATCGATCTGCCGCGTTCGACGTTTACCGGGTCCACCTGGAACCGCGCCAAGAACGACCAGACGATCTTCAACGCCGACGTCACGCATCGCTTCAACGACGCCTGGCGATTCAAGCTTGCCGGCGTGGCCATGAATGAAAAGAACACCACGGTGCACCAGCGCGTGGCCGACGCCGTGCAGCGCGACGGCAGTGGCTTGTCGTATGGCGATTTCGGCGTGGACTTCAACAGCAAGCAGCGCGGGGCGGACATGTCCATCAGCGGCAGCTTCAACGCGCTGGGCATGGAGCAGGAAGTGGTGCTGGGCGCCAACTATTCCAAGCTGACCACGAACGACCGCTTCACGCGGGTGTGGGAAGAGAACGGCAATATCTTCGACCTGGACCACCATCGCCCCTGGCAGGACATCGATTCGATCGCGGCGGCCAGCGGCTATGACTCGCGCAGCAGCTACGACATCCGCCAAAAGGGCATCTATGGCACCTGGCGCGTCAAGCCCACCGAGTCGCTGGCGCTGATCGGCGGCGGCCGCGTCGGCTGGTATGACTATTCCTACAGCGGCGGCGGCAGCACCACCACATCCAGCACATCCGGCAAATTCATCCCGTACGCCGGCATCGTCTATTCGCTGACGGATAACTGGTCCGCCTACACCAGCTACACCACGGTGTTCGAACCGCAGACGCAGCGCACGCAGGAAGGCAGCCTGCTCAAGCCCATCGAAGGCAACAACTACGAAGTCGGCATCAAGGGCGAACTGGCGGACGGCCGCATCAACACGCTGCTGGCGCTATTCCGCTACGACCACAAGAACCGCGCCGTCAACGATTACGCTGCCGGCTTCGCGTGCGACGGCTGGTACTGCTCGCGCGCGTCGGGCAAGGTGCGAAGTCAGGGCGTGGAAGCAGAGGTGTCGGGTGAAGTGCTGCGCGGGCTGGAGCTGTATGCGGGGTACACCTACAACACCACCAAGTACCTGGAAGACCCCGACAACAAGGGTCAGGTCTTCAACACGTGGACGCCCAAGCACATGCTGCGCCTGTGGGCCAACTACAAGCTGCCAGGCATGATGAACCGCCTGAGCGTGGGCGCGGGCGTCAACACGCAGACCGACACCGTCAGTTCGGACCGCGCCTTCAAGCTGGCCGGCTTCACCATCTGGAATGCGCGCGTGGGTTATCAGGCCACGCCGGAACTGAGCATCGGCCTGAACGTCAATAACGTGTTCGACAAGAAATACTACGTGCCGTCCTACAACACGTTGAATAGCAACAACTACTACGGCCAGCCGCGCAACGTCATGCTGACGTTCCGCTACGCGCCCAAGCTGTAA
- a CDS encoding FecR domain-containing protein has translation MDGAKLLRPHAPEAGRVDPKVLRQAADWWTRLREDASDADRARFEQWRRAQPAHELAWQRLTALTRDVASGVAQAGHDVAAHTLRQAPLIQSRRNAIRWMVTAAGVGLGAWAMGEAGTVRRITADLSTGTGERRALTLPDGTRLELNTASAVDLRYTATLREVVLHEGEILVTTAQDAKGRPFQVRTRSGILTPVGTRFVVRDLDDGRALRVAVLQGAVDVRSLNAADAPRRVQAGNQAEFSTAGGYAPRPLEAAASAWTHGMLIADELPLAQFLQELGRYRPGRLACSTEAAALRVVGAFPLADTERVLDMLQDVLPVRVRRYTRYWVSVGLA, from the coding sequence ATGGACGGCGCCAAGCTGCTGCGCCCGCACGCGCCCGAGGCCGGGCGTGTCGATCCCAAGGTCTTGCGGCAAGCGGCCGACTGGTGGACGCGGTTGCGCGAAGACGCCAGCGATGCCGACCGCGCGCGCTTCGAACAATGGCGGCGCGCGCAGCCCGCGCATGAACTGGCCTGGCAACGCTTGACCGCGTTGACGCGCGATGTGGCCTCGGGCGTGGCGCAGGCCGGCCATGATGTGGCCGCCCACACGCTGCGCCAGGCGCCCTTGATCCAGTCGCGCCGCAACGCCATTCGCTGGATGGTGACGGCGGCGGGGGTGGGGCTGGGCGCGTGGGCCATGGGCGAGGCCGGCACGGTGCGCCGGATAACGGCCGACCTTTCCACCGGCACCGGCGAACGCCGCGCGCTGACTTTGCCCGACGGCACGCGGCTGGAACTGAACACGGCCAGCGCGGTGGACCTGCGCTACACCGCGACCTTGCGCGAGGTCGTGCTGCACGAAGGCGAAATCCTGGTGACGACGGCGCAAGACGCAAAGGGCCGGCCGTTTCAGGTGCGCACGCGCAGCGGCATCCTCACGCCGGTCGGCACACGCTTTGTCGTGCGCGATCTGGACGATGGCCGCGCGCTGCGCGTGGCGGTGCTGCAAGGCGCGGTCGATGTGCGCAGCCTGAACGCCGCCGATGCGCCGCGTCGCGTGCAGGCGGGCAACCAGGCAGAATTTTCAACGGCGGGCGGCTATGCGCCGCGCCCGCTTGAAGCGGCGGCATCGGCCTGGACCCACGGCATGCTGATCGCCGACGAACTGCCGCTGGCGCAGTTCCTGCAAGAGCTTGGCCGCTATCGCCCGGGTCGGCTGGCCTGCTCGACCGAGGCGGCCGCGCTGCGCGTGGTTGGCGCGTTTCCGCTGGCCGACACCGAGCGCGTGCTGGACATGCTGCAAGACGTGCTGCCCGTGCGCGTGCGCCGCTATACCCGTTATTGGGTGTCGGTGGGCTTGGCATAG
- a CDS encoding sigma-70 family RNA polymerase sigma factor, which yields MPSSSFAAHAEVQSVYQAHHQWLRNVLQRKLGNACDAADVAHDTFERLIRANVREPLSEPRAYLRTIATRLVIGRARRAALEAAYAESLALQPVAVEPSVEHRALILEALEQLCELLDTLPMNSRRIFLMAQVDGLSYAEIAQQLGLTPNAVQKSLARALVHCYTTVYG from the coding sequence ATGCCATCCTCTTCCTTCGCGGCCCACGCCGAAGTGCAATCGGTCTACCAGGCTCACCACCAGTGGTTGCGCAATGTGCTCCAGCGCAAGCTGGGCAATGCGTGCGACGCGGCGGATGTGGCGCACGATACGTTTGAACGCCTGATCCGCGCCAATGTGCGCGAACCCTTGTCCGAGCCGCGCGCCTATCTGCGCACCATCGCCACGCGCCTGGTCATCGGGCGTGCGCGCCGCGCCGCACTCGAAGCCGCCTATGCCGAATCCCTGGCGCTGCAACCCGTGGCGGTCGAACCGTCGGTGGAGCATCGCGCGCTGATCCTGGAAGCGCTGGAACAACTCTGCGAACTGCTGGACACGCTGCCCATGAACAGCCGCCGCATCTTCCTGATGGCGCAGGTGGATGGCTTGTCGTATGCCGAGATCGCGCAGCAATTGGGCCTGACGCCCAATGCCGTGCAAAAGTCGCTGGCGCGCGCATTGGTGCATTGCTACACGACGGTCTACGGATGA
- the fhuE gene encoding ferric-rhodotorulic acid/ferric-coprogen receptor FhuE, with amino-acid sequence MTPEEALRGLLQGTGVVYRWQGDSIILTRDGGVASLAPVTVLGNSDPAVTEGTGSYTTPASAAATGLTLSLRETPQSVSVVTRQRIDDQNLRSLDEVMGNVVGVQVVSEDSDRTDFWSRGFYIDSLQYDGVPTTIGLSMYGESDNDSFIYDRIEVVRGATGLMTGAGNPGASINLVRKHANSKTFTGSVSAGFGSWNQYRGTLDMSTPLNEAGTVRARMVAVYQGRDSYIDLYHANKKVFYGVIDADLTPNTTLSIGADYQDKRPRGSTWGSLPVVFSDGTDTNWRRSKTTAADWTYWHTTNETMFATLSHRFQNDWEVRADWSHRKSKYDAKLLYLYGDLDRETGTGLRALPGYWNSYADQTSLDVQAKGPFTLLGRKHEVVVGAMRSRYGEDFYRYGFESASLASTGNFYQWDGSFAQPTWTDATLRDTVTHQQGAYAAARWSLTDRLTAITGGRYATWESKSDTRDQKDSQFIPYAGVVYDINDTYSTYVSYTDIFQPQDNRDRNGNYLDPVQGKNYEVGVKGEYLDGRLNTSIALFKVKQSKLAVLDGDALVPGSMDQAYTTADGVTTKGVELEVSGQLAPGWNAYAGGTYYTSRDAEGVSVNTERPRAMAKLFTTYRLPGDWSRLTVGGGVNWQISTYSQVSAGDDTVTAKQKAYAIYNLMARYDFSSALSAQLNVNNLFDKKYYMGGVASQVYYGEPRSVFVNLTAKF; translated from the coding sequence ATGACACCCGAAGAAGCGCTGCGCGGTTTGCTGCAAGGTACGGGCGTGGTGTACCGCTGGCAGGGCGACAGCATCATCCTGACGCGTGATGGCGGCGTGGCCAGCCTGGCGCCCGTGACCGTGCTGGGCAATTCGGACCCGGCCGTAACCGAAGGCACGGGCTCCTACACCACGCCCGCATCCGCGGCGGCAACCGGGCTGACGCTGTCGCTGCGCGAAACGCCGCAGTCCGTCAGCGTGGTGACGCGCCAGCGCATCGACGACCAGAACCTGCGGTCGCTGGACGAAGTGATGGGCAACGTGGTGGGTGTGCAGGTGGTCAGCGAGGATTCGGACCGCACCGATTTCTGGTCGCGCGGCTTCTACATCGACAGCCTGCAGTACGACGGCGTGCCCACCACCATCGGCCTGTCCATGTATGGCGAATCCGATAACGATTCCTTCATCTATGACCGCATTGAGGTTGTGCGCGGCGCCACCGGCCTGATGACGGGCGCGGGCAACCCCGGCGCATCGATCAACCTGGTGCGCAAGCACGCCAACAGCAAGACCTTTACCGGTTCTGTCAGCGCGGGCTTTGGCTCGTGGAACCAGTATCGCGGCACGCTGGATATGTCCACGCCGCTAAACGAAGCCGGCACGGTGCGCGCCCGCATGGTCGCCGTGTACCAGGGCCGCGATTCCTATATCGACCTGTACCACGCCAACAAGAAGGTGTTCTACGGCGTGATCGACGCCGACCTCACGCCCAACACCACCTTGAGTATCGGCGCCGACTATCAGGACAAGCGTCCGCGCGGCTCCACCTGGGGCAGCCTGCCCGTGGTGTTCAGCGACGGCACGGACACGAACTGGCGGCGCTCCAAGACCACGGCGGCCGACTGGACGTATTGGCACACCACCAACGAAACCATGTTCGCCACGCTGTCGCACCGGTTCCAGAATGACTGGGAAGTGCGCGCCGACTGGTCCCATCGCAAGAGCAAGTACGACGCCAAGCTGCTGTACCTGTATGGCGACCTGGACCGCGAAACCGGCACGGGCCTGCGCGCGCTGCCGGGCTACTGGAATTCGTACGCCGACCAGACCTCGCTGGATGTGCAGGCCAAGGGGCCGTTCACCTTGCTGGGCCGCAAGCACGAAGTGGTGGTGGGCGCCATGCGCAGCCGTTATGGCGAAGACTTCTATCGCTACGGATTTGAAAGCGCGTCGCTGGCCAGCACCGGCAACTTCTATCAATGGGACGGTTCATTCGCGCAGCCGACCTGGACGGACGCCACGTTGCGCGACACGGTCACGCATCAGCAGGGCGCGTACGCCGCGGCGCGCTGGTCGCTGACCGATCGCCTGACCGCCATCACGGGCGGCCGCTACGCCACGTGGGAATCCAAGTCCGACACGCGCGACCAGAAGGACTCGCAGTTCATTCCCTACGCGGGCGTGGTCTACGACATCAACGACACGTATTCCACCTACGTCAGCTACACCGACATCTTTCAGCCGCAGGATAACCGCGACCGCAACGGCAATTACCTGGACCCGGTGCAAGGCAAGAACTACGAAGTGGGCGTCAAGGGCGAATACCTGGACGGCCGCTTGAACACGTCGATTGCGCTGTTCAAGGTCAAGCAAAGCAAGTTGGCGGTGCTGGATGGCGACGCGCTGGTGCCGGGCTCGATGGACCAGGCCTACACCACGGCCGACGGCGTCACGACCAAGGGCGTGGAACTGGAAGTCAGTGGCCAGTTGGCGCCGGGCTGGAACGCCTACGCGGGCGGCACGTACTACACCAGCCGCGATGCCGAAGGGGTGTCCGTCAACACCGAACGGCCACGCGCCATGGCCAAGCTGTTCACCACGTACCGCTTGCCGGGCGACTGGAGCCGCCTGACCGTGGGCGGCGGCGTCAACTGGCAGATCTCGACCTATAGCCAGGTCAGCGCGGGCGACGATACCGTGACGGCCAAGCAGAAGGCCTACGCCATCTACAACCTGATGGCGCGCTACGACTTCAGCTCGGCCTTGTCGGCGCAGTTGAACGTGAACAACCTGTTCGACAAAAAATACTATATGGGCGGCGTCGCCAGCCAGGTGTATTACGGCGAACCCCGCAGCGTGTTCGTCAACCTGACCGCCAAGTTCTGA
- a CDS encoding FecR domain-containing protein: MTMSPTPDHDDPRDDPRDAATAAWWFARWHSGDLTRRDRRAFARWRRDHPERARQFDRMQQLGAAAAGLPRDQVHALLGGPVPARPRLPRPDRFLTLRVALACAAAVVVALGVWWNLPVPAPSFTTTVSTERGERRQLSLPDGSVLEINGGTRATVKLYAERRDVALDSGEITFTVAADATRPFTVDAGSGVVRVTGTVFDVRRDADQVTVLVESGTVQVSGGHWWNLGRAVLRAGHGIRVPGSGAIGVPAPADVSGATAWREGRVVFKNAPLADVVRDMNRYLATPLRLADDKVGRLRVSASFPLDRPEALIDALPAIAPVRLAPRPGGPIDIYTRADAAGAVTK, from the coding sequence ATGACGATGTCTCCTACCCCTGATCACGATGATCCGCGCGATGATCCGCGCGACGCCGCCACCGCGGCGTGGTGGTTCGCGCGCTGGCATTCGGGTGACCTCACGCGGCGTGACCGGCGCGCGTTTGCGCGCTGGCGGCGCGACCACCCCGAGCGCGCCCGGCAGTTCGACCGCATGCAGCAGCTGGGCGCGGCGGCGGCGGGCTTGCCGCGCGATCAGGTGCATGCCCTGTTGGGCGGCCCGGTGCCGGCGCGGCCCCGCCTCCCACGGCCTGACCGCTTCTTGACCCTGCGAGTCGCGCTGGCCTGTGCGGCCGCGGTGGTTGTCGCGCTGGGCGTGTGGTGGAACCTGCCGGTGCCCGCGCCGTCCTTCACCACCACGGTCAGCACCGAACGCGGCGAACGCCGCCAACTGAGCCTGCCCGACGGTTCCGTGCTTGAGATCAACGGCGGCACGCGCGCCACGGTCAAGCTGTATGCCGAACGCCGTGACGTGGCGTTGGACAGCGGCGAAATCACCTTTACCGTGGCGGCGGATGCCACACGCCCGTTCACCGTGGACGCCGGCAGCGGCGTGGTGCGCGTAACGGGCACGGTGTTCGACGTACGCCGCGACGCCGACCAGGTGACCGTGCTGGTGGAGTCCGGCACGGTGCAGGTGTCGGGCGGGCATTGGTGGAACCTGGGCCGCGCCGTGCTGCGCGCGGGCCATGGCATCCGCGTGCCCGGCAGCGGCGCCATCGGCGTGCCCGCGCCCGCCGACGTGTCGGGGGCGACCGCCTGGCGGGAAGGGCGCGTGGTGTTCAAGAACGCGCCGCTGGCAGACGTCGTGCGCGACATGAACCGCTATCTGGCCACGCCGCTGCGCCTGGCCGACGACAAGGTGGGGCGCTTGCGCGTGTCCGCGTCGTTCCCGCTTGACCGCCCCGAAGCCTTGATCGATGCCTTGCCTGCCATTGCGCCGGTGCGCCTTGCGCCACGCCCCGGCGGCCCCATCGACATCTACACGCGGGCGGACGCGGCGGGCGCCGTTACAAAATAA